A single region of the Marinobacter salinisoli genome encodes:
- a CDS encoding fumarylacetoacetate hydrolase family protein: MYDYQHHWKDGVPLHLPLGKIVCIGRNYAEHARELNNPIPDEPLLFIKPATAAVHITRPLVIPRNQGEVHYETELAVLIGRPLTNASEREAKEAILGYGLALDLTLRDVQSQLKEKGHPWERAKGFDGACPLSPFVAAEKLTGDHFTFTMEVDQHLRQSGDTRDMLVPIAPLIAHISSQFSLMPGDVVLTGTPKGVGPLAVGQTLSLELEDVLFVETKVV, from the coding sequence ATGTACGATTATCAACACCACTGGAAAGATGGAGTTCCCCTCCACTTACCGCTGGGCAAGATCGTCTGCATCGGCCGCAACTACGCCGAACATGCCCGGGAACTGAACAACCCCATTCCCGACGAACCACTCCTGTTTATCAAACCCGCCACCGCCGCCGTGCATATTACCCGGCCCCTGGTTATCCCCCGCAATCAGGGCGAGGTTCATTACGAAACCGAACTGGCCGTACTGATTGGCCGCCCCCTGACCAATGCATCAGAACGTGAGGCGAAAGAAGCGATTCTGGGCTACGGCCTTGCACTGGATCTGACCTTGCGGGATGTCCAAAGCCAGTTGAAGGAAAAAGGACACCCCTGGGAGCGAGCCAAGGGCTTCGACGGCGCCTGTCCTCTGTCTCCGTTTGTGGCGGCAGAGAAGCTTACCGGAGACCACTTCACGTTCACCATGGAGGTTGACCAGCACCTGCGACAAAGCGGCGACACCCGGGACATGCTCGTGCCCATCGCGCCTCTGATCGCCCACATCAGCAGCCAGTTTTCGCTGATGCCTGGCGATGTCGTTCTGACCGGAACCCCCAAGGGCGTGGGGCCATTGGCGGTGGGCCAGACCCTGTCACTGGAACTGGAAGATGTGCTGTTCGTTGAAACCAAAGTGGTTTAA
- a CDS encoding SIR2 family NAD-dependent protein deacylase, protein MQDHIVVLTGAGISAESGLSTFRDNGGLWEEHSIYDVATPEAFARNPELVLRFYNERRRQLQSAQPNRAHRLLAELESRYRVSVITQNVDDLHERGGSSQVIHLHGELTKARSTRHCDLVYDIGYRDIELGETCDRGAQLRPHIVWFGEEVPMLDKAAEVVRTADHLLIVGTSLQVYPAAGLVYEVDLSVPITVIDPGEPASVSRARVIRKGACEGVAEWLQSL, encoded by the coding sequence ATGCAGGATCACATCGTTGTACTGACCGGCGCTGGCATCAGCGCCGAAAGCGGCCTGTCTACCTTCCGTGACAACGGTGGTTTGTGGGAGGAGCACAGTATCTACGATGTGGCCACGCCCGAGGCGTTTGCCCGCAATCCGGAGCTGGTGCTGCGCTTTTACAACGAGCGTCGTCGCCAGCTTCAGTCTGCCCAGCCCAACCGGGCCCACCGGCTGCTCGCGGAACTGGAATCCAGATATCGCGTGTCGGTGATTACCCAGAACGTGGATGATCTTCACGAGCGCGGCGGCTCCAGCCAGGTGATTCATTTGCACGGCGAGCTGACGAAGGCCCGCAGCACCCGCCACTGCGATCTGGTTTACGACATTGGCTATCGGGATATCGAACTTGGCGAAACCTGCGATCGGGGCGCCCAACTGCGCCCGCATATTGTCTGGTTCGGCGAAGAGGTTCCGATGCTGGATAAGGCCGCAGAAGTTGTGCGCACGGCAGACCATCTTCTGATTGTCGGCACATCCCTGCAGGTCTACCCGGCGGCCGGGTTGGTGTACGAGGTGGACCTGTCTGTGCCCATCACTGTCATTGACCCCGGTGAGCCGGCCTCTGTCAGCCGTGCCCGCGTTATCCGCAAAGGTGCGTGTGAAGGGGTCGCGGAGTGGCTTCAGTCACTCTGA
- a CDS encoding adenine phosphoribosyltransferase — MDYFSESIKQAIRTVPDWPKPGVAFRDITTVLQDKTAFRKLIDAFVHRYHGQKIDAVAAVDARGFIIGSALAYELNASLVLVRKKGKLPFDTLVEDYELEYGTASVELHKDAFKAGDKVVLVDDLIATGGTMLAATRLIRRIGAEIVEVAAMIDLPDLGGSRKLQEEGLQVYTVCSFDGE, encoded by the coding sequence ATGGACTATTTTTCGGAAAGCATCAAACAAGCCATCCGGACTGTCCCGGACTGGCCCAAGCCCGGCGTTGCCTTTCGCGACATCACCACGGTTCTGCAGGATAAAACCGCGTTCCGCAAGCTGATTGACGCCTTTGTACACCGCTACCATGGCCAGAAGATCGACGCCGTGGCCGCGGTGGATGCCCGCGGCTTCATCATCGGCTCGGCACTGGCTTACGAACTGAACGCTTCCCTGGTTCTGGTTCGGAAAAAGGGCAAGCTACCGTTCGACACCCTGGTGGAAGACTACGAACTGGAGTACGGCACGGCGTCCGTCGAGTTGCACAAGGACGCTTTCAAAGCGGGTGACAAAGTCGTGCTGGTCGACGACCTGATCGCAACGGGCGGCACCATGCTGGCAGCGACCCGACTGATTCGTCGCATCGGCGCCGAAATCGTTGAGGTGGCGGCGATGATTGATCTGCCCGATCTGGGCGGATCTCGCAAGCTTCAGGAAGAAGGTCTGCAGGTATACACTGTCTGTTCGTTTGACGGAGAATAA
- a CDS encoding NCS2 family permease, with protein sequence MLERLFQLQAHGTDIRKEVIAGITTFLTMAYIIVVNPSILSATGMDFGAVFVATCIAAAIGTLIMGLWANYPIALAPGMGLNAFFSFTVVGSMGYSWQVALGAVFLSGVIFFLLSIFKVREWIINSIPMSLRFGISAGIGFFLALIALKNAGIVVDHPATLVGLGDIKVAESLLFFGGFVLICALSFRQITGAVMIGIIAVTGIAMMLGMVEYNGFVSAPPSLAPTFMELDIAGALNVGMISVVFAFLFVDLFDTSGTLIGAAQRGGLLDKDGKLPRLGRALMSDSVATMSGAALGTSTTTSYIESTAGISAGGRTGLTAVVVALLFLACLLLSPIASIIPAYATAPALLYVAVLMTGGLKLVDWEDITDAAPAVVTALMMPLTFSIANGIAFGFITYAIVKALSGRWSDLNPSVVIIAIVFVLKFIFLGGE encoded by the coding sequence ATGCTTGAACGACTGTTCCAACTCCAGGCCCACGGTACCGATATTCGTAAAGAAGTGATCGCGGGCATCACCACCTTCCTGACCATGGCGTACATCATCGTGGTCAACCCGAGCATCCTGTCCGCCACCGGCATGGATTTCGGTGCCGTGTTCGTGGCGACCTGTATTGCAGCCGCCATCGGCACCCTGATCATGGGCCTCTGGGCCAACTACCCGATTGCTCTGGCACCCGGCATGGGCCTGAACGCATTCTTCTCGTTCACTGTGGTTGGCAGCATGGGCTACAGCTGGCAGGTGGCCCTGGGTGCGGTATTCCTGTCGGGCGTTATCTTCTTCCTGCTGAGTATCTTCAAGGTCCGTGAGTGGATCATCAACAGCATTCCGATGTCTCTGCGTTTCGGCATCTCCGCCGGTATCGGTTTCTTCCTGGCGCTGATTGCCCTCAAGAACGCCGGTATTGTGGTGGATCATCCCGCCACCCTGGTTGGCCTGGGCGACATCAAAGTGGCTGAGAGCCTGCTGTTTTTCGGAGGGTTCGTTTTGATCTGCGCGCTGTCATTCCGCCAGATCACCGGAGCGGTCATGATCGGCATCATTGCCGTAACCGGCATTGCCATGATGCTTGGCATGGTGGAGTACAACGGTTTCGTATCCGCACCGCCGAGCCTGGCGCCGACCTTCATGGAACTGGACATTGCCGGTGCCCTGAACGTGGGCATGATCAGCGTTGTCTTTGCCTTCCTGTTTGTTGACCTGTTCGACACCTCCGGCACCCTGATCGGCGCCGCCCAGCGCGGTGGCCTGCTGGACAAGGATGGCAAGCTGCCGCGCCTTGGCCGCGCCCTGATGTCAGACTCCGTGGCCACCATGTCCGGTGCGGCACTGGGTACCTCCACCACCACCAGCTATATCGAGTCCACCGCCGGTATTTCTGCCGGTGGCCGCACCGGTCTGACAGCAGTCGTGGTGGCTCTGCTGTTCCTGGCGTGTCTGCTGCTGTCACCAATTGCCAGCATCATCCCGGCCTACGCGACCGCACCCGCCCTGCTCTACGTTGCCGTGCTGATGACCGGCGGCCTCAAGCTGGTGGATTGGGAAGACATTACCGATGCTGCCCCAGCCGTGGTGACCGCGCTGATGATGCCGCTGACCTTCTCCATCGCCAACGGCATCGCGTTCGGGTTTATCACCTACGCTATTGTGAAGGCTCTGAGTGGTCGCTGGTCTGACCTGAACCCGAGCGTGGTGATCATCGCGATCGTGTTTGTATTGAAATTCATTTTCCTGGGCGGGGAATAA
- a CDS encoding ABC1 kinase family protein, with protein sequence MAKKPVTSRSGRFLKLAGMTASVAGQYAGQRARRMFQKEDNEDARSQNYTRMADQIADTLGELKGAVMKVGQIASQTQDFLPKEFSDALQRLQKEAPPMPFAIIQMQIEAELGKPVTELFEYLQETPYAAASIGQVHRARLHDGTDVIVKVQYPGVDESCDSDLKQLRMALKLGGLLKMPKETVDQLFGEIRTRLKEELDYLNEAKNLKLFRNFHEKDDWVLIPSVIDSHSTKRVLTLELVEGDHINEVTPDRYSQDTINLIGHRIFSTMADQLFKFQCIHGDPHAGNFAYRPDGTIIMYDFGCVKKLKPEIVEAYRNVLLSALEEDYQALDRYLIDLGARIESQPAVDAAYYAMWRDILIVPFDQPEPYDFAEADLHTHVAAKTSTVFKYLDYFKPPVESIFIDRMIAGHYWILKRLGVQAAFRSDLEKYLAPATAASG encoded by the coding sequence ATGGCAAAAAAACCCGTTACATCTCGCAGCGGACGGTTTCTGAAACTGGCCGGAATGACCGCCTCGGTGGCTGGCCAGTATGCAGGCCAACGTGCCCGCAGAATGTTCCAGAAGGAAGACAACGAAGACGCCCGCAGCCAGAACTACACCCGGATGGCAGACCAGATTGCCGACACCCTGGGCGAACTCAAGGGCGCGGTGATGAAAGTCGGCCAGATCGCCTCACAGACTCAGGATTTTCTTCCCAAAGAATTTTCCGACGCGCTGCAACGACTGCAAAAAGAAGCGCCGCCCATGCCGTTTGCGATCATACAGATGCAGATCGAAGCCGAGCTGGGCAAACCCGTAACAGAATTGTTCGAATACCTGCAGGAGACACCCTACGCCGCTGCGTCTATTGGCCAGGTGCATCGGGCTCGCCTGCATGATGGCACCGATGTCATTGTGAAAGTGCAGTACCCGGGCGTGGACGAATCCTGTGATTCAGACCTCAAGCAGCTACGCATGGCGCTCAAACTGGGCGGCCTGCTCAAGATGCCCAAGGAAACCGTGGATCAGCTGTTCGGCGAGATCCGGACTCGGCTGAAAGAGGAGCTGGACTACCTGAACGAAGCAAAAAATCTGAAACTGTTCAGGAACTTCCATGAAAAAGACGATTGGGTGCTGATTCCATCGGTGATCGACAGCCACTCCACCAAACGGGTGCTGACCCTGGAACTGGTCGAAGGTGACCACATCAATGAAGTTACGCCGGACCGCTACAGCCAGGACACCATCAACCTGATCGGCCACCGCATTTTCAGCACCATGGCCGACCAGCTGTTCAAATTCCAGTGCATCCATGGTGACCCGCACGCGGGCAACTTTGCCTACCGGCCTGATGGCACCATCATCATGTACGACTTTGGCTGCGTGAAAAAACTGAAGCCGGAGATCGTGGAAGCCTACAGAAATGTTCTCCTCTCCGCGCTGGAAGAAGATTACCAGGCCCTGGATCGCTACTTGATCGATCTGGGCGCCAGGATCGAAAGCCAGCCGGCGGTAGACGCAGCCTACTACGCCATGTGGCGCGATATACTGATAGTCCCTTTCGATCAGCCGGAACCCTACGATTTTGCCGAAGCCGACCTGCACACCCACGTGGCCGCCAAAACCAGCACGGTGTTCAAGTATCTGGACTATTTCAAGCCACCGGTAGAGAGCATCTTCATCGACCGGATGATCGCGGGGCATTACTGGATATTGAAACGGCTGGGCGTTCAGGCAGCGTTCCGCTCGGATCTGGAAAAATACCTGGCACCGGCCACCGCCGCCTCGGGATAG
- a CDS encoding BLUF domain-containing protein, with protein MPLMRLAYASTATFEAEPVKRGIEPHVARILMESRRNNAKNQLVGGLYYGDNRFFQYLEGDERAVLELYQRIKADPRHRDVITLIQEPLPKRTFTDWSMKYVPLSGDVQQFLERHGLVEFQPASFDAAQCEEMVELIRASRHDQKVVNHDEATRHRRPESRGISRGMMAGLLLASACVIGGLVATGVSL; from the coding sequence ATGCCATTGATGCGCCTGGCCTACGCCAGCACCGCCACCTTCGAGGCGGAGCCGGTGAAACGCGGCATCGAACCCCATGTCGCGCGGATTCTGATGGAGTCCCGCCGTAACAACGCCAAAAATCAACTGGTGGGCGGGCTCTATTACGGCGATAACCGGTTCTTTCAGTACCTGGAAGGTGACGAGCGGGCAGTGCTCGAGCTTTATCAGCGTATCAAGGCCGATCCACGGCATCGGGATGTGATTACCCTGATCCAGGAACCGTTGCCCAAACGGACGTTCACCGACTGGTCGATGAAATACGTTCCGTTGTCCGGGGATGTTCAGCAGTTCCTGGAGCGGCATGGTCTGGTGGAATTTCAGCCGGCATCCTTCGATGCTGCCCAGTGTGAAGAGATGGTGGAGCTGATACGTGCGTCCCGGCATGACCAGAAGGTGGTGAATCACGACGAGGCCACCCGGCATCGCCGGCCAGAGTCGCGAGGTATATCTCGCGGCATGATGGCCGGGCTCCTGCTTGCCTCGGCCTGTGTGATCGGTGGGCTTGTTGCCACCGGGGTGAGCCTGTGA